From one Triticum urartu cultivar G1812 chromosome 3, Tu2.1, whole genome shotgun sequence genomic stretch:
- the LOC125544192 gene encoding AAA-ATPase At3g50940-like, with protein sequence MASYDKAMESYKKAVTTAASLAASAMLVRGVVNELVPYEVRDLLFSGMGYLRSHMSSQHTIIIEETEGWANNQLYDAARAYLATRINTDMQRLRVSRVDETKSMMFSMEEGEEMADVHEGTEFKWRLVCRDNSSASSSNANGRGGSGNFKLEVRSFEMSFHRKHKDKALTSYLPHILAVAKKIKEQNRTLKIYMNEGESWFAIDLHHPSTFSTLAMDHKLKQSVMDDLERFVKRKEYYKKIGKAWKRGYLLYGPPGTGKSSMIAAMANYLKFDVYDLELTEVNWNSTLRRLLIGMTNRSILVIEDIDCTVELQQREEGQEGTKSNPSEDKVTLSGLLNFVDGLWSTSGEERIIIFTTNYKERLDPALLRPGRMDMHIHMGYCCPESFRILASNYHSIDHHATYPEIEELIKEVMVTPAEVAEVLMRNEETDVALEGLIQFLKRKKDGAGKQENVDQVAKEEEQEKEMMTKSDVPDNQDQQDGSKE encoded by the exons atggcctCCTACGACAAGGCCATGGAGTCGTACAAGAAGGCCGTCACCACGGCGGCCTCCCTCGCGGCGTCCGCGATGCTGGTGCGGGGCGTCGTCAACGAGCTGGTGCCGTACGAGGTGCGTGACCTGCTCTTCTCCGGCATGGGCTACCTTCGCTCGCACATGTCCTCCCAGCACACCATCATCATAGAGGAGACCGAGGGGTGGGCCAACAACCAGCTCTACGACGCCGCCCGGGCGTACCTTGCGACGCGGATCAACACCGACATGCAGCGCCTCCGGGTCAGCCGCGTCGACGAGACCAAGAGCATGATGTTCAGCATGGAGGAGGGCGAAGAGATGGCCGATGTCCATGAGGGCACCGAGTTCAAGTGGCGCCTTGTCTGCCGGGACAACTCCAGCGCCAGCAGCAGCAACGCCAACGGCCGTGGCGGCAGCGGCAATTTCAAGCTTGAGGTCCGGTCCTTCGAGATGAGCTTCCACAGGAAGCACAAGGACAAAGCACTTACCTCCTACCTCCCTCACATCCTCGCCGTGGCCAAGAAAATCAAAGAGCAGAACAGGACGCTCAAGATCTACATGAACGAAGGTGAGTCATGGTTTGCCATTGATCTCCACCACCCATCAACCTTCAGCACGCTTGCCATGGATCACAAGCTCAAGCAGTCAGTCATGGATGATCTCGAGAGGTTTGTCAAGAGAAAGGAATACTACAAGAAGATCGGCAAGGCGTGGAAACGAGGGTACCTGCTGTATGGCCCACCTGGGACTGGCAAGTCAAGCATGATTGCAGCAATGGCCAATTACCTCAAATTTGATGTATATGATCTTGAGCTCACTGAGGTCAACTGGAACTCAACACTTCGGAGGTTGCTCATCGGGATGACCAACCGGTCAATTCTTGTCATTGAGGACATCGACTGCACTGTCGAGCTGCAACAGCGGGAGGAAGGTCAGGAGGGCACCAAATCCAACCCTTCAGAGGACAAG GTGACACTATCCGGGCTACTCAACTTCGTTGATGGGCTTTGGTCAACAAGTGGGGAGGAGAGAATAATTATCTTCACAACAAATTACAAAGAAAGGCTCGATCCTGCGCTTCTGCGCCCTGGCAGGATGGACATGCACATTCACATGGGGTACTGCTGCCCAGAGTCGTTTCGAATCTTGGCCTCCAACTACCACTCTATAGATCACCATGCCACATACCCGGAGATCGAAGAATTGATCAAGGAGGTCATGGTGACTCCAGCAGAGGTCGCAGAGGTGCTCATGAGGAATGAAGAGACGGACGTCGCACTTGAAGGTCTTATCCAGTTCCTCAAGAGAAAGAAAGATGGCGCTGGCAAACAGGAAAATGTGGACCAGGTAGCAAAGGAGGAAGAACAAGAGAAAGAGATGATGACAAAAAGTGATGTTCCAGACAATCAAGATCAGCAAGATGGGAGCAAAGAATGA